A window of the Pongo abelii isolate AG06213 chromosome 10, NHGRI_mPonAbe1-v2.0_pri, whole genome shotgun sequence genome harbors these coding sequences:
- the KRT3 gene encoding keratin, type II cytoskeletal 3 isoform X4: protein MSRQASKTSGGGSQGFSGRSAVVSGSSRMSCVARSGGAGGGAYGFRSGAGSFGSRSLYNLGGNKSISISVAAGGSRAGGFGGGRSSCGFAGGYGGGFGGGYGGGFGAGGFGGPGGFGGPGSFGSPGGFGPGGFPGGIQEVTINQSLLQPLNVEIDPQIGQVKAQEREQIKTLNNKFASFIDKVRFLEQQNKVLETKWNLLQQQGTSSISGTNNLEPLFENHINYLRSYLDNILGERGRLDSELKNMEDLVEDFKKKYEDEINKHTAAENEFVTLKKDVDSAYMNKVELQAKVDALIDEIDFLRTLYDAELSQMQSHISDTSVVLSMDNNRSLDLDSIIAEVRAQYEDIAQRSKAEAEALYQTKLGELQTTAGRHGDDLRNTKSEIIELNRMIQRLRAEIESVKKQNANLQTAIAEAEQHGEMALKDANAKLQELQAALQQAKDDLARLLRDYQELMNVKLALDVEIATYRKLLEGEEYRMSGECPSAVSISVVSSSTTSASAGGYGGGYGGGLGGGLGGGFGAGGGSGSGFGRGGGGGIGGGIGGGIGGGFGGGSSSGFSGGSGFGSISGARYGVSGGGFSSASNRGGSIKFSQSSQSSQRYSR from the exons ATGAGCAGACAAGCCAGCAAGACATCTGGTGGCGGGAGCCAGGGTTTCTCCGGCCGCTCTGCTGTGGTCTCCGGCAGCAGCAGGATGAGCTGTGTGGCCCGCTCTGGGGGAGCTGGCGGAGGGGCCTATGGCTTCCGGAGCGGAGCAGGCAGCTTTGGCAGTCGCAGCCTCTACAACCTGGGCGGCAACAAGAGCATCTCCATCAGTGTGGCAGCTGGCGGCTCCCGGGCTGGAGGCTTTGGGGGAGGGCGGAGCAGCTGTGGCTTTGCAGGTGGCTATGGAGGTGGCTTTGGGGGCGGCTATGGAGGTGGCTTTG GGGCTGGTGGCTTTGGTGGTCCTGGTGGCTTTGGTGGGCCTGGCAGCTTTGGCAGTCCTGGTGGCTTTGGCCCTGGGGGCTTTCCTGGGGGAATTCAGGAAGTGACTATCAACCAGAGTCTCCTGCAGCCCCTCAATGTGGAGATCGACCCCCAGATTGGGCAAGTAAAGGCCCAGGAGCGGGAACAGATCAAGACCCTCAACAACAAGTTTGCCTCCTTCATCGACAAG GTGCGGTTCCTGGAGCAACAGAACAAAGTCCTGGAGACCAAGTGGAACCTGCTCCAGCAGCAGGGCACAAGTTCCATCTCAGGCACAAACAACCTTGAGCCTCTTTTTGAGAATCACATCAACTACCTGCGGAGCTACCTGGACAACATCCTCGGGGAGAGAGGGCGCCTGGACTCTGAGCTGAAGAACATGGAGGACCTGGTGGAGGACTTCAAGAAGAA ATATGAGGATGAAATCAATAAACATACAGCTGCTGAGAATGAATTTGTGACTCTGAAGAAG GATGTGGACAGTGCCTATATGAACAAGGTGGAGCTTCAGGCCAAAGTGGATGCCTTGATAGATGAGATCGACTTCTTAAGGACCCTCTACGATGCT GAGCTGTCTCAGATGCAGAGCCACATCAGTGACACATCTGTGGTGCTGTCCATGGACAATAATCGCTCCCTGGACCTGGACAGCATCATCGCTGAAGTTCGTGCACAGTATGAGGATATCGCTCAGAGAAGCAAGGCCGAAGCTGAGGCCCTGTACCAGACCAAG TTGGGGGAGCTGCAGACCACGGCTGGCAGGCATGGGGATGACCTAAGAAATACCAAGAGTGAGATCATAGAGCTCAACAGAATGATCCAGAGGCTGCGGGCAGAGATCGAGAGTGTCAAGAAGCAG AATGCCAACCTGCAGACGGCCATTGCCGAGGCTGAGCAGCATGGGGAGATGGCCCTCAAGGATGCCAATGCCAAGCTCCAAGAGCTGCAGGCTGCTCTACAGCAGGCGAAGGATGACCTGGCACGGCTGCTACGTGACTACCAGGAGCTGATGAATGTCAAGCTGGCCCTGGACGTGGAGATTGCCACCTACCGCAAGCTGCTGGAGGGCGAGGAGTACAG GATGTCTGGAGAGTGTCCGAGTGCTGTCAGCATCT CCGTGGTCAGCAGCAGCACGACTTCCGCCTCCGCAGGTGGCTATGGAGGAGGTTACGGCGGAGGCTTGGGCGGTGGCTTAGGAGGTGGCTTCGGTGCGGGCGGTGGCTCAGGCAGTGGCTTTGGCCGGGGAGGCGGCGGTGGAATCGGCGGTGGAATCGGCGGTGGAATTGGCGGTGGATttggcggcggcagcagcagcggtTTCAGCGGTGGCAGTGGCTTTGGCTCCATCTCTGGCGCCCGCTATGGAGTCAGTGGCGGGGGCTTCAGCTCGGCCAGCAACCGGGGCGGCAGCATCAAGTTCTCCCAGTCCTCCCAGTCCTCCCAGCGCTACTCCAGATAA
- the KRT3 gene encoding keratin, type II cytoskeletal 3 isoform X6, translated as MSRQASKTSGGGSQGFSGRSAVVSGSSRMSCVARSGGAGGGAYGFRSGAGSFGSRSLYNLGGNKSISISVAAGGSRAGGFGGGFGSPGGFGPGGFPGGIQEVTINQSLLQPLNVEIDPQIGQVKAQEREQIKTLNNKFASFIDKVRFLEQQNKVLETKWNLLQQQGTSSISGTNNLEPLFENHINYLRSYLDNILGERGRLDSELKNMEDLVEDFKKKYEDEINKHTAAENEFVTLKKDVDSAYMNKVELQAKVDALIDEIDFLRTLYDAELSQMQSHISDTSVVLSMDNNRSLDLDSIIAEVRAQYEDIAQRSKAEAEALYQTKLGELQTTAGRHGDDLRNTKSEIIELNRMIQRLRAEIESVKKQNANLQTAIAEAEQHGEMALKDANAKLQELQAALQQAKDDLARLLRDYQELMNVKLALDVEIATYRKLLEGEEYRMSGECPSAVSISVVSSSTTSASAGGYGGGYGGGLGGGLGGGFGAGGGSGSGFGRGGGGGIGGGIGGGIGGGFGGGSSSGFSGGSGFGSISGARYGVSGGGFSSASNRGGSIKFSQSSQSSQRYSR; from the exons ATGAGCAGACAAGCCAGCAAGACATCTGGTGGCGGGAGCCAGGGTTTCTCCGGCCGCTCTGCTGTGGTCTCCGGCAGCAGCAGGATGAGCTGTGTGGCCCGCTCTGGGGGAGCTGGCGGAGGGGCCTATGGCTTCCGGAGCGGAGCAGGCAGCTTTGGCAGTCGCAGCCTCTACAACCTGGGCGGCAACAAGAGCATCTCCATCAGTGTGGCAGCTGGCGGCTCCCGGGCTGGAGGCTTTGGGGGAGG CTTTGGCAGTCCTGGTGGCTTTGGCCCTGGGGGCTTTCCTGGGGGAATTCAGGAAGTGACTATCAACCAGAGTCTCCTGCAGCCCCTCAATGTGGAGATCGACCCCCAGATTGGGCAAGTAAAGGCCCAGGAGCGGGAACAGATCAAGACCCTCAACAACAAGTTTGCCTCCTTCATCGACAAG GTGCGGTTCCTGGAGCAACAGAACAAAGTCCTGGAGACCAAGTGGAACCTGCTCCAGCAGCAGGGCACAAGTTCCATCTCAGGCACAAACAACCTTGAGCCTCTTTTTGAGAATCACATCAACTACCTGCGGAGCTACCTGGACAACATCCTCGGGGAGAGAGGGCGCCTGGACTCTGAGCTGAAGAACATGGAGGACCTGGTGGAGGACTTCAAGAAGAA ATATGAGGATGAAATCAATAAACATACAGCTGCTGAGAATGAATTTGTGACTCTGAAGAAG GATGTGGACAGTGCCTATATGAACAAGGTGGAGCTTCAGGCCAAAGTGGATGCCTTGATAGATGAGATCGACTTCTTAAGGACCCTCTACGATGCT GAGCTGTCTCAGATGCAGAGCCACATCAGTGACACATCTGTGGTGCTGTCCATGGACAATAATCGCTCCCTGGACCTGGACAGCATCATCGCTGAAGTTCGTGCACAGTATGAGGATATCGCTCAGAGAAGCAAGGCCGAAGCTGAGGCCCTGTACCAGACCAAG TTGGGGGAGCTGCAGACCACGGCTGGCAGGCATGGGGATGACCTAAGAAATACCAAGAGTGAGATCATAGAGCTCAACAGAATGATCCAGAGGCTGCGGGCAGAGATCGAGAGTGTCAAGAAGCAG AATGCCAACCTGCAGACGGCCATTGCCGAGGCTGAGCAGCATGGGGAGATGGCCCTCAAGGATGCCAATGCCAAGCTCCAAGAGCTGCAGGCTGCTCTACAGCAGGCGAAGGATGACCTGGCACGGCTGCTACGTGACTACCAGGAGCTGATGAATGTCAAGCTGGCCCTGGACGTGGAGATTGCCACCTACCGCAAGCTGCTGGAGGGCGAGGAGTACAG GATGTCTGGAGAGTGTCCGAGTGCTGTCAGCATCT CCGTGGTCAGCAGCAGCACGACTTCCGCCTCCGCAGGTGGCTATGGAGGAGGTTACGGCGGAGGCTTGGGCGGTGGCTTAGGAGGTGGCTTCGGTGCGGGCGGTGGCTCAGGCAGTGGCTTTGGCCGGGGAGGCGGCGGTGGAATCGGCGGTGGAATCGGCGGTGGAATTGGCGGTGGATttggcggcggcagcagcagcggtTTCAGCGGTGGCAGTGGCTTTGGCTCCATCTCTGGCGCCCGCTATGGAGTCAGTGGCGGGGGCTTCAGCTCGGCCAGCAACCGGGGCGGCAGCATCAAGTTCTCCCAGTCCTCCCAGTCCTCCCAGCGCTACTCCAGATAA
- the KRT3 gene encoding keratin, type II cytoskeletal 3 isoform X2: protein MSRQASKTSGGGSQGFSGRSAVVSGSSRMSCVARSGGAGGGAYGFRSGAGSFGSRSLYNLGGNKSISISVAAGGSRAGGFGGGRSSCGFAGGYGGGFGGGYGGGFGGGRGMGGAGGFGGPGGFGGPGSFGSPGGFGPGGFPGGIQEVTINQSLLQPLNVEIDPQIGQVKAQEREQIKTLNNKFASFIDKVRFLEQQNKVLETKWNLLQQQGTSSISGTNNLEPLFENHINYLRSYLDNILGERGRLDSELKNMEDLVEDFKKKYEDEINKHTAAENEFVTLKKDVDSAYMNKVELQAKVDALIDEIDFLRTLYDAELSQMQSHISDTSVVLSMDNNRSLDLDSIIAEVRAQYEDIAQRSKAEAEALYQTKLGELQTTAGRHGDDLRNTKSEIIELNRMIQRLRAEIESVKKQNANLQTAIAEAEQHGEMALKDANAKLQELQAALQQAKDDLARLLRDYQELMNVKLALDVEIATYRKLLEGEEYRMSGECPSAVSISVVSSSTTSASAGGYGGGYGGGLGGGLGGGFGAGGGSGSGFGRGGGGGIGGGIGGGIGGGFGGGSSSGFSGGSGFGSISGARYGVSGGGFSSASNRGGSIKFSQSSQSSQRYSR, encoded by the exons ATGAGCAGACAAGCCAGCAAGACATCTGGTGGCGGGAGCCAGGGTTTCTCCGGCCGCTCTGCTGTGGTCTCCGGCAGCAGCAGGATGAGCTGTGTGGCCCGCTCTGGGGGAGCTGGCGGAGGGGCCTATGGCTTCCGGAGCGGAGCAGGCAGCTTTGGCAGTCGCAGCCTCTACAACCTGGGCGGCAACAAGAGCATCTCCATCAGTGTGGCAGCTGGCGGCTCCCGGGCTGGAGGCTTTGGGGGAGGGCGGAGCAGCTGTGGCTTTGCAGGTGGCTATGGAGGTGGCTTTGGGGGCGGCTATGGAGGTGGCTTTGGTGGTGGCAGAGGAATGGGAG GGGCTGGTGGCTTTGGTGGTCCTGGTGGCTTTGGTGGGCCTGGCAGCTTTGGCAGTCCTGGTGGCTTTGGCCCTGGGGGCTTTCCTGGGGGAATTCAGGAAGTGACTATCAACCAGAGTCTCCTGCAGCCCCTCAATGTGGAGATCGACCCCCAGATTGGGCAAGTAAAGGCCCAGGAGCGGGAACAGATCAAGACCCTCAACAACAAGTTTGCCTCCTTCATCGACAAG GTGCGGTTCCTGGAGCAACAGAACAAAGTCCTGGAGACCAAGTGGAACCTGCTCCAGCAGCAGGGCACAAGTTCCATCTCAGGCACAAACAACCTTGAGCCTCTTTTTGAGAATCACATCAACTACCTGCGGAGCTACCTGGACAACATCCTCGGGGAGAGAGGGCGCCTGGACTCTGAGCTGAAGAACATGGAGGACCTGGTGGAGGACTTCAAGAAGAA ATATGAGGATGAAATCAATAAACATACAGCTGCTGAGAATGAATTTGTGACTCTGAAGAAG GATGTGGACAGTGCCTATATGAACAAGGTGGAGCTTCAGGCCAAAGTGGATGCCTTGATAGATGAGATCGACTTCTTAAGGACCCTCTACGATGCT GAGCTGTCTCAGATGCAGAGCCACATCAGTGACACATCTGTGGTGCTGTCCATGGACAATAATCGCTCCCTGGACCTGGACAGCATCATCGCTGAAGTTCGTGCACAGTATGAGGATATCGCTCAGAGAAGCAAGGCCGAAGCTGAGGCCCTGTACCAGACCAAG TTGGGGGAGCTGCAGACCACGGCTGGCAGGCATGGGGATGACCTAAGAAATACCAAGAGTGAGATCATAGAGCTCAACAGAATGATCCAGAGGCTGCGGGCAGAGATCGAGAGTGTCAAGAAGCAG AATGCCAACCTGCAGACGGCCATTGCCGAGGCTGAGCAGCATGGGGAGATGGCCCTCAAGGATGCCAATGCCAAGCTCCAAGAGCTGCAGGCTGCTCTACAGCAGGCGAAGGATGACCTGGCACGGCTGCTACGTGACTACCAGGAGCTGATGAATGTCAAGCTGGCCCTGGACGTGGAGATTGCCACCTACCGCAAGCTGCTGGAGGGCGAGGAGTACAG GATGTCTGGAGAGTGTCCGAGTGCTGTCAGCATCT CCGTGGTCAGCAGCAGCACGACTTCCGCCTCCGCAGGTGGCTATGGAGGAGGTTACGGCGGAGGCTTGGGCGGTGGCTTAGGAGGTGGCTTCGGTGCGGGCGGTGGCTCAGGCAGTGGCTTTGGCCGGGGAGGCGGCGGTGGAATCGGCGGTGGAATCGGCGGTGGAATTGGCGGTGGATttggcggcggcagcagcagcggtTTCAGCGGTGGCAGTGGCTTTGGCTCCATCTCTGGCGCCCGCTATGGAGTCAGTGGCGGGGGCTTCAGCTCGGCCAGCAACCGGGGCGGCAGCATCAAGTTCTCCCAGTCCTCCCAGTCCTCCCAGCGCTACTCCAGATAA
- the KRT3 gene encoding keratin, type II cytoskeletal 3 isoform X3 — protein MSRQASKTSGGGSQGFSGRSAVVSGSSRMSCVARSGGAGGGAYGFRSGAGSFGSRSLYNLGGNKSISISVAAGGYGGGFGGGYGGGFGGGRGMGGGFGGAGGSGGAGGFGGAGGFGGPGGFGGPGSFGSPGGFGPGGFPGGIQEVTINQSLLQPLNVEIDPQIGQVKAQEREQIKTLNNKFASFIDKVRFLEQQNKVLETKWNLLQQQGTSSISGTNNLEPLFENHINYLRSYLDNILGERGRLDSELKNMEDLVEDFKKKYEDEINKHTAAENEFVTLKKDVDSAYMNKVELQAKVDALIDEIDFLRTLYDAELSQMQSHISDTSVVLSMDNNRSLDLDSIIAEVRAQYEDIAQRSKAEAEALYQTKLGELQTTAGRHGDDLRNTKSEIIELNRMIQRLRAEIESVKKQNANLQTAIAEAEQHGEMALKDANAKLQELQAALQQAKDDLARLLRDYQELMNVKLALDVEIATYRKLLEGEEYRMSGECPSAVSISVVSSSTTSASAGGYGGGYGGGLGGGLGGGFGAGGGSGSGFGRGGGGGIGGGIGGGIGGGFGGGSSSGFSGGSGFGSISGARYGVSGGGFSSASNRGGSIKFSQSSQSSQRYSR, from the exons ATGAGCAGACAAGCCAGCAAGACATCTGGTGGCGGGAGCCAGGGTTTCTCCGGCCGCTCTGCTGTGGTCTCCGGCAGCAGCAGGATGAGCTGTGTGGCCCGCTCTGGGGGAGCTGGCGGAGGGGCCTATGGCTTCCGGAGCGGAGCAGGCAGCTTTGGCAGTCGCAGCCTCTACAACCTGGGCGGCAACAAGAGCATCTCCATCAGTGTGGCAGCTG GTGGCTATGGAGGTGGCTTTGGGGGCGGCTATGGAGGTGGCTTTGGTGGTGGCAGAGGAATGGGAGGTGGCTTTGGTGGAGCTGGTGGCTCTGGAGGGGCTGGTGGCTTTGGAGGGGCTGGTGGCTTTGGTGGTCCTGGTGGCTTTGGTGGGCCTGGCAGCTTTGGCAGTCCTGGTGGCTTTGGCCCTGGGGGCTTTCCTGGGGGAATTCAGGAAGTGACTATCAACCAGAGTCTCCTGCAGCCCCTCAATGTGGAGATCGACCCCCAGATTGGGCAAGTAAAGGCCCAGGAGCGGGAACAGATCAAGACCCTCAACAACAAGTTTGCCTCCTTCATCGACAAG GTGCGGTTCCTGGAGCAACAGAACAAAGTCCTGGAGACCAAGTGGAACCTGCTCCAGCAGCAGGGCACAAGTTCCATCTCAGGCACAAACAACCTTGAGCCTCTTTTTGAGAATCACATCAACTACCTGCGGAGCTACCTGGACAACATCCTCGGGGAGAGAGGGCGCCTGGACTCTGAGCTGAAGAACATGGAGGACCTGGTGGAGGACTTCAAGAAGAA ATATGAGGATGAAATCAATAAACATACAGCTGCTGAGAATGAATTTGTGACTCTGAAGAAG GATGTGGACAGTGCCTATATGAACAAGGTGGAGCTTCAGGCCAAAGTGGATGCCTTGATAGATGAGATCGACTTCTTAAGGACCCTCTACGATGCT GAGCTGTCTCAGATGCAGAGCCACATCAGTGACACATCTGTGGTGCTGTCCATGGACAATAATCGCTCCCTGGACCTGGACAGCATCATCGCTGAAGTTCGTGCACAGTATGAGGATATCGCTCAGAGAAGCAAGGCCGAAGCTGAGGCCCTGTACCAGACCAAG TTGGGGGAGCTGCAGACCACGGCTGGCAGGCATGGGGATGACCTAAGAAATACCAAGAGTGAGATCATAGAGCTCAACAGAATGATCCAGAGGCTGCGGGCAGAGATCGAGAGTGTCAAGAAGCAG AATGCCAACCTGCAGACGGCCATTGCCGAGGCTGAGCAGCATGGGGAGATGGCCCTCAAGGATGCCAATGCCAAGCTCCAAGAGCTGCAGGCTGCTCTACAGCAGGCGAAGGATGACCTGGCACGGCTGCTACGTGACTACCAGGAGCTGATGAATGTCAAGCTGGCCCTGGACGTGGAGATTGCCACCTACCGCAAGCTGCTGGAGGGCGAGGAGTACAG GATGTCTGGAGAGTGTCCGAGTGCTGTCAGCATCT CCGTGGTCAGCAGCAGCACGACTTCCGCCTCCGCAGGTGGCTATGGAGGAGGTTACGGCGGAGGCTTGGGCGGTGGCTTAGGAGGTGGCTTCGGTGCGGGCGGTGGCTCAGGCAGTGGCTTTGGCCGGGGAGGCGGCGGTGGAATCGGCGGTGGAATCGGCGGTGGAATTGGCGGTGGATttggcggcggcagcagcagcggtTTCAGCGGTGGCAGTGGCTTTGGCTCCATCTCTGGCGCCCGCTATGGAGTCAGTGGCGGGGGCTTCAGCTCGGCCAGCAACCGGGGCGGCAGCATCAAGTTCTCCCAGTCCTCCCAGTCCTCCCAGCGCTACTCCAGATAA
- the KRT3 gene encoding keratin, type II cytoskeletal 3 isoform X5, whose product MSRQASKTSGGGSQGFSGRSAVVSGSSRMSCVARSGGAGGGAYGFRSGAGSFGSRSLYNLGGNKSISISVAAGGSRAGGFGGGRSSCGFAGGYGGGFGGGYGGGFGGGSGPGGFPGGIQEVTINQSLLQPLNVEIDPQIGQVKAQEREQIKTLNNKFASFIDKVRFLEQQNKVLETKWNLLQQQGTSSISGTNNLEPLFENHINYLRSYLDNILGERGRLDSELKNMEDLVEDFKKKYEDEINKHTAAENEFVTLKKDVDSAYMNKVELQAKVDALIDEIDFLRTLYDAELSQMQSHISDTSVVLSMDNNRSLDLDSIIAEVRAQYEDIAQRSKAEAEALYQTKLGELQTTAGRHGDDLRNTKSEIIELNRMIQRLRAEIESVKKQNANLQTAIAEAEQHGEMALKDANAKLQELQAALQQAKDDLARLLRDYQELMNVKLALDVEIATYRKLLEGEEYRMSGECPSAVSISVVSSSTTSASAGGYGGGYGGGLGGGLGGGFGAGGGSGSGFGRGGGGGIGGGIGGGIGGGFGGGSSSGFSGGSGFGSISGARYGVSGGGFSSASNRGGSIKFSQSSQSSQRYSR is encoded by the exons ATGAGCAGACAAGCCAGCAAGACATCTGGTGGCGGGAGCCAGGGTTTCTCCGGCCGCTCTGCTGTGGTCTCCGGCAGCAGCAGGATGAGCTGTGTGGCCCGCTCTGGGGGAGCTGGCGGAGGGGCCTATGGCTTCCGGAGCGGAGCAGGCAGCTTTGGCAGTCGCAGCCTCTACAACCTGGGCGGCAACAAGAGCATCTCCATCAGTGTGGCAGCTGGCGGCTCCCGGGCTGGAGGCTTTGGGGGAGGGCGGAGCAGCTGTGGCTTTGCAGGTGGCTATGGAGGTGGCTTTGGGGGCGGCTATGGAGGTGGCTTTGGTGGTGGCAG TGGCCCTGGGGGCTTTCCTGGGGGAATTCAGGAAGTGACTATCAACCAGAGTCTCCTGCAGCCCCTCAATGTGGAGATCGACCCCCAGATTGGGCAAGTAAAGGCCCAGGAGCGGGAACAGATCAAGACCCTCAACAACAAGTTTGCCTCCTTCATCGACAAG GTGCGGTTCCTGGAGCAACAGAACAAAGTCCTGGAGACCAAGTGGAACCTGCTCCAGCAGCAGGGCACAAGTTCCATCTCAGGCACAAACAACCTTGAGCCTCTTTTTGAGAATCACATCAACTACCTGCGGAGCTACCTGGACAACATCCTCGGGGAGAGAGGGCGCCTGGACTCTGAGCTGAAGAACATGGAGGACCTGGTGGAGGACTTCAAGAAGAA ATATGAGGATGAAATCAATAAACATACAGCTGCTGAGAATGAATTTGTGACTCTGAAGAAG GATGTGGACAGTGCCTATATGAACAAGGTGGAGCTTCAGGCCAAAGTGGATGCCTTGATAGATGAGATCGACTTCTTAAGGACCCTCTACGATGCT GAGCTGTCTCAGATGCAGAGCCACATCAGTGACACATCTGTGGTGCTGTCCATGGACAATAATCGCTCCCTGGACCTGGACAGCATCATCGCTGAAGTTCGTGCACAGTATGAGGATATCGCTCAGAGAAGCAAGGCCGAAGCTGAGGCCCTGTACCAGACCAAG TTGGGGGAGCTGCAGACCACGGCTGGCAGGCATGGGGATGACCTAAGAAATACCAAGAGTGAGATCATAGAGCTCAACAGAATGATCCAGAGGCTGCGGGCAGAGATCGAGAGTGTCAAGAAGCAG AATGCCAACCTGCAGACGGCCATTGCCGAGGCTGAGCAGCATGGGGAGATGGCCCTCAAGGATGCCAATGCCAAGCTCCAAGAGCTGCAGGCTGCTCTACAGCAGGCGAAGGATGACCTGGCACGGCTGCTACGTGACTACCAGGAGCTGATGAATGTCAAGCTGGCCCTGGACGTGGAGATTGCCACCTACCGCAAGCTGCTGGAGGGCGAGGAGTACAG GATGTCTGGAGAGTGTCCGAGTGCTGTCAGCATCT CCGTGGTCAGCAGCAGCACGACTTCCGCCTCCGCAGGTGGCTATGGAGGAGGTTACGGCGGAGGCTTGGGCGGTGGCTTAGGAGGTGGCTTCGGTGCGGGCGGTGGCTCAGGCAGTGGCTTTGGCCGGGGAGGCGGCGGTGGAATCGGCGGTGGAATCGGCGGTGGAATTGGCGGTGGATttggcggcggcagcagcagcggtTTCAGCGGTGGCAGTGGCTTTGGCTCCATCTCTGGCGCCCGCTATGGAGTCAGTGGCGGGGGCTTCAGCTCGGCCAGCAACCGGGGCGGCAGCATCAAGTTCTCCCAGTCCTCCCAGTCCTCCCAGCGCTACTCCAGATAA
- the KRT3 gene encoding keratin, type II cytoskeletal 3 isoform X1 produces the protein MSRQASKTSGGGSQGFSGRSAVVSGSSRMSCVARSGGAGGGAYGFRSGAGSFGSRSLYNLGGNKSISISVAAGGSRAGGFGGGRSSCGFAGGYGGGFGGGYGGGFGGGRGMGGGFGGAGGSGGAGGFGGAGGFGGPGGFGGPGSFGSPGGFGPGGFPGGIQEVTINQSLLQPLNVEIDPQIGQVKAQEREQIKTLNNKFASFIDKVRFLEQQNKVLETKWNLLQQQGTSSISGTNNLEPLFENHINYLRSYLDNILGERGRLDSELKNMEDLVEDFKKKYEDEINKHTAAENEFVTLKKDVDSAYMNKVELQAKVDALIDEIDFLRTLYDAELSQMQSHISDTSVVLSMDNNRSLDLDSIIAEVRAQYEDIAQRSKAEAEALYQTKLGELQTTAGRHGDDLRNTKSEIIELNRMIQRLRAEIESVKKQNANLQTAIAEAEQHGEMALKDANAKLQELQAALQQAKDDLARLLRDYQELMNVKLALDVEIATYRKLLEGEEYRMSGECPSAVSISVVSSSTTSASAGGYGGGYGGGLGGGLGGGFGAGGGSGSGFGRGGGGGIGGGIGGGIGGGFGGGSSSGFSGGSGFGSISGARYGVSGGGFSSASNRGGSIKFSQSSQSSQRYSR, from the exons ATGAGCAGACAAGCCAGCAAGACATCTGGTGGCGGGAGCCAGGGTTTCTCCGGCCGCTCTGCTGTGGTCTCCGGCAGCAGCAGGATGAGCTGTGTGGCCCGCTCTGGGGGAGCTGGCGGAGGGGCCTATGGCTTCCGGAGCGGAGCAGGCAGCTTTGGCAGTCGCAGCCTCTACAACCTGGGCGGCAACAAGAGCATCTCCATCAGTGTGGCAGCTGGCGGCTCCCGGGCTGGAGGCTTTGGGGGAGGGCGGAGCAGCTGTGGCTTTGCAGGTGGCTATGGAGGTGGCTTTGGGGGCGGCTATGGAGGTGGCTTTGGTGGTGGCAGAGGAATGGGAGGTGGCTTTGGTGGAGCTGGTGGCTCTGGAGGGGCTGGTGGCTTTGGAGGGGCTGGTGGCTTTGGTGGTCCTGGTGGCTTTGGTGGGCCTGGCAGCTTTGGCAGTCCTGGTGGCTTTGGCCCTGGGGGCTTTCCTGGGGGAATTCAGGAAGTGACTATCAACCAGAGTCTCCTGCAGCCCCTCAATGTGGAGATCGACCCCCAGATTGGGCAAGTAAAGGCCCAGGAGCGGGAACAGATCAAGACCCTCAACAACAAGTTTGCCTCCTTCATCGACAAG GTGCGGTTCCTGGAGCAACAGAACAAAGTCCTGGAGACCAAGTGGAACCTGCTCCAGCAGCAGGGCACAAGTTCCATCTCAGGCACAAACAACCTTGAGCCTCTTTTTGAGAATCACATCAACTACCTGCGGAGCTACCTGGACAACATCCTCGGGGAGAGAGGGCGCCTGGACTCTGAGCTGAAGAACATGGAGGACCTGGTGGAGGACTTCAAGAAGAA ATATGAGGATGAAATCAATAAACATACAGCTGCTGAGAATGAATTTGTGACTCTGAAGAAG GATGTGGACAGTGCCTATATGAACAAGGTGGAGCTTCAGGCCAAAGTGGATGCCTTGATAGATGAGATCGACTTCTTAAGGACCCTCTACGATGCT GAGCTGTCTCAGATGCAGAGCCACATCAGTGACACATCTGTGGTGCTGTCCATGGACAATAATCGCTCCCTGGACCTGGACAGCATCATCGCTGAAGTTCGTGCACAGTATGAGGATATCGCTCAGAGAAGCAAGGCCGAAGCTGAGGCCCTGTACCAGACCAAG TTGGGGGAGCTGCAGACCACGGCTGGCAGGCATGGGGATGACCTAAGAAATACCAAGAGTGAGATCATAGAGCTCAACAGAATGATCCAGAGGCTGCGGGCAGAGATCGAGAGTGTCAAGAAGCAG AATGCCAACCTGCAGACGGCCATTGCCGAGGCTGAGCAGCATGGGGAGATGGCCCTCAAGGATGCCAATGCCAAGCTCCAAGAGCTGCAGGCTGCTCTACAGCAGGCGAAGGATGACCTGGCACGGCTGCTACGTGACTACCAGGAGCTGATGAATGTCAAGCTGGCCCTGGACGTGGAGATTGCCACCTACCGCAAGCTGCTGGAGGGCGAGGAGTACAG GATGTCTGGAGAGTGTCCGAGTGCTGTCAGCATCT CCGTGGTCAGCAGCAGCACGACTTCCGCCTCCGCAGGTGGCTATGGAGGAGGTTACGGCGGAGGCTTGGGCGGTGGCTTAGGAGGTGGCTTCGGTGCGGGCGGTGGCTCAGGCAGTGGCTTTGGCCGGGGAGGCGGCGGTGGAATCGGCGGTGGAATCGGCGGTGGAATTGGCGGTGGATttggcggcggcagcagcagcggtTTCAGCGGTGGCAGTGGCTTTGGCTCCATCTCTGGCGCCCGCTATGGAGTCAGTGGCGGGGGCTTCAGCTCGGCCAGCAACCGGGGCGGCAGCATCAAGTTCTCCCAGTCCTCCCAGTCCTCCCAGCGCTACTCCAGATAA